ATTACTCCGCGCAAGCTTGAGTTTATTCAAAAAATGCCTCAATAGAGATATGAAATACGTGCTTAATTGTTTCAGAGGCAATGAATAAGACGGAGGAGGAATCTGAAAGCCTGCACAGGCAGTTCTTAGAGAGGGAAATCGATCTTGGGGCCTTTGTCCAGAAATACAAGAAGCTTCGTACTACTTACCATAGGCGTGCACTTGTCCACCTTGCAGCCAAAACATCATCAACCGGTTGAATTAATACGGACACATTGTTGTATACTCGTGTATTTGGGGAACATCACTTTTCGATCGTTTCTTTGTGTGCGTTCTTCCTGTATATCATTTACGTTAATTCTTATCATATCCAGCCCAACACTGCTGTTAATAGgaattttattctttgtttgaaGAATTCCTCTGTTCGATCTATGCGCTGTATGAATTATGGTAACAAATAAAGTAATCCTGGTTTGACCTTTACAGGTGTTATTCTATTTCTTACAGAATTTCTGGTATTTCATTCGTTACCTCCAACAGACAAACCACTGCATGCTATTATTACTCATCTCTACCACACCTAAAAAGTATCTGTTCACTGAAATAGTGAAATTACACACACACGTCTATGTATATTACGTGAACTGTATTGGGCAGGACCTAAATGAGCATAAGACAACAGTCGTTAACAAACATACAGCTACTCTAGAAACAAGGAAAGGCATAAAATTggtaacaaaataataaattttcttttacaagtaGCTGCGTGTATATTTCAAGCTTAAAGTAGAGCGATAGCTGGCATTCCTCCAAGTGAATCCTATCCTCCCACTTCATCCAAAGTGGCAGTGAAGACTGAAGAGATGTCATTCTTTGACGCGATCCATCTCTTTCTCCCACTGTAGTCCAAACATTTGGCGGCCAAAAGGAACAATAAGATTATACCGGAAAACCTGCATGCACACAttcagtttcatttttataGCAAACATCCAAAAGCACATTTTGTGGTTCTCCCTGCACAAACTAAGGTGCCGGACTAAATCCCTGCAGTTTGACTGCAGAAATCAGTTTGGTCGCAGCAAACCAAACAATACACGTGAAGATGAATGGTGCATTCTCAAGAATGTTGACAAGCATGTCAAAAGGGAGACCAGCATACTTGTGTTCTAGAAGAAGTTGACCTCCTTTTCCTAGTAGAGTTTTCAGTATCAGAGCTTGAGCCCCTCTCTCTTAAGGATTGGCTCTCGCACACACAAGAGGGTGCATAATGACTCACCTTATTATTGATATCTCGCAATTGCGCTTTTAAAGCCTCTGAACTCTCAATCCAAGTAGAGTGATCTCCATTGCATCTATTTGCCCAAGCTTTCTTCAATGTCGATCTCCATTCAGATATTTGACTCCTTATCTCTTTGTTAAGTTCAACCCACTCCGGTGCACAGCCATTCTTTGAGAGGATTCTATACAAGGTGTCTTCAGCTGGGTCGGCATGAGGATTCGTACTAAGGTTAAGGGGTTTTCCTTTCCCTGGTAAGTTCTCGAACTGGCCTTCTTCCATGGAGTGCCATATTCTTTGCTCCACAACATTTATTATATCAGTCTCTGATCTG
This genomic interval from Juglans regia cultivar Chandler chromosome 3, Walnut 2.0, whole genome shotgun sequence contains the following:
- the LOC108985268 gene encoding dnaJ homolog subfamily C member 28, whose amino-acid sequence is MATWLARIIVTSPKSSSLIQRSSAVVGLGGSMPRWASSSTASSSPSPSSSSSNKSPKAEKKLVDRLSAVIDAVNDRKLPPELRGQRDSVRSETDIINVVEQRIWHSMEEGQFENLPGKGKPLNLSTNPHADPAEDTLYRILSKNGCAPEWVELNKEIRSQISEWRSTLKKAWANRCNGDHSTWIESSEALKAQLRDINNKVFRYNLIVPFGRQMFGLQWEKEMDRVKE